The genomic DNA CGTGCGGCTCGCGCGGGTCGTCCTCACTCGTGTACGCGATGCCGAGACCGCCGCCGAGGTCGATCTCGGGCAGCTCGACGCCGTGCTCGTCACGGACCTCGGCGAGCAGCTTCACGACCCGGCGCGCGGCGACCTCGAACCCGGCCATGTCGAAGATCTGCGACCCGATGTGGCTGTGGATTCCGACGAGTTCGAGCCCGTCGAGCGCGAGCGCACGCCGTACGGCCTCCGCCGCCTGCCCGTCGGCGAGGCCGATCCCGAACTTCTGGTCCTCGTGGGCGGTGGCGATGAACTCGTGGGTGTGGGCCTCGACGCCGACCGTCACCCGGATCTGCGCGCGCTGCCGCTTGCCGAGGGACTGGGCGATGTGCGCGACACGCACGATCTCCTGGAAGGAGTCGAGAACGATGCGTCCGACGCCGGCCTCGACGGCCGTGCGGATCTCTTCCTCGGACTTGTTGTTGCCGTGGAAGGCGATGCGGTCGGCGGGCATCCCGGCGGAGAGGGCGGTGGCGAGCTCTCCCCCGGAGCACACGTCCAGGTTGAGCCCCTCTTCGTGCAGCCAGCGGACAACGGCCCGCGACAGGAAGGCCTTCCCGGCGTAGAAGACGTCGGCGTCGTGCCCGAAGGCGGTGCGCCAGGCGCGGGCACGCTCGCGGAAGTCGGCCTCGTCGAGGAAGTAGCCGGGGGTGCCGAACTCCTCGGCGAGCTGCTTGACGTCGATGCCGCCGACGCGCACCACCCCGTCGTCGCCGCGGCTGACGGTGTGGGACCAGACCTTCGGGTCAAGGGCGTTGAGATCTGCGGCCGGGGCGCTGTAGTGGCCCTCGGGGAGGACGTCGGCGTGACGGGGCCCGGCGGGGTGTGCGGAACGGCTCATGGTCTGTGTGGCTCTCTCAGGTGTCAGAGGTAGTCGGGTGCGCTGATGCCGAGGAGGGACAGGCCACCGGCCAGCACCGTCCCGGCGGCTTCGGCGAGGGCGAGCCGGGCACGGTGGGCGGCCGAGGGTTTCTCGTCGCCGAGCGGCAGCACGGTGTGCTGGAAGGCGAGGAACGCGTCGGCGGTGGCGACGAGGTGCCGGGCGAGCCGGTCGGGGGCGTGCTGGGCCGCGGCGGCGCTCAGGGCGTGCGGGTACCCGGCGAGCTCCCGGACGAGAACCTCTGCGCCGGGTACGTCAACGGGTACGTCACCGGGTTCGCCGTGGAACCCCAGCCGGGCGGCGCAACGGGTGAGCGCACGGGCACGCGCGTGGGCGTACCGGATCCGGAAGAGGGGGTTGCTCTCGCGCTGCGCGAGGTGGTCGGCGGTGATGCGGGGCCGGTCGTGGGCGGCGGGGTGCAACAGCGCCCAGCGGGCGGCGTCGGCACCGAGGGGGGCGGGGTCCTCGGGCGCGGGCACGGGCCGCAGGGTGACAGCCTCCCCCGCCCGCACATGATCGACCTCGGCGCGACCGCCCTGGCTGGCGACGATACGGACGAGGCTGTCGGCGACGACTTCGGCGCGGATGTCGTACGGGATGCGGAGGGGGATGACTTGGCCGGTGAGGGTGGGGGTGTGGCCGTAGGGGGTGCCGTGACTGTCATGGCCACTGTCGATTGCATGCCCGATTGCGTGCCCGTTGGCGTGCCCGTTCGCGTGCCCGTCGAGGATCTCGCGTACGAGGGCGATGGTGGCGGTGGCCGCTTCGAGATGGATGTTGAGGAAGCCGGGGCCGGTGATCTCGACACCGGCGACACCGGCGGTACGGCTGAGGTGGGGGCGCAGGATCTCGGCGACCTGGCGGGGCGGGCGTCCGGCGGGGCGGGCCAGCTGGAGCGCGATGTTGGTGGCGTAGTCCCCACAGCCGCCGGGCCCGGGCGGCGTGACCACGGCCCGTACGGGAACGGCCACGCTCAGCTCACCCTCGTCCACGGCACAACGCACCGCGCGCAGCACGGTGCGGGAGAGCTCGACGGGGGTCACGGGACAAGCGTAGGGGAGGAGGGGGGTGGGAATGCGAGTCGGTTTACTCGGGGGTCCGGGATATGGACGGGGCGGGGTGGGCACTGGGGGACGATCAGCCGCAACGCGGCGCACCGTTCTCCGCCCCGCTTCTCCCCGCCGCGTCTCCGCACGTCTTCGTCAGGTGCCGGCGCGGTCACCCGCCCGCTCGGCCCCACCGGCCCCACCGGCGCCGCAGGGACTGCCGAGGGAGGCCGGGTCACCGTCGCCTCCCCCGCTTCCCCCTCCCTCACTGTCTCGCTCCATCAACTGCCGTACGAGCCGCACGAGTTCGGCGGGCTCGAACGGCTTGGCGAGGAAGGCGTCGACGCCGACACCGAGCCCGGCCTCGACCTCGTACTGCGTACAGGCACTCACGATCGCGAGGGGCAGATCACGGGTCCGCGGATCGGCACGGAGGCGGGCGGCGGTCCGCAGCCCGTCGAGCCGGGGCATGACGACATCAAGGGTGACGACATCGGGGCGTACCTGATGAACGACATCCAGACACTCGGCACCGTCAGCCGCGGTCACGACCTCGAGACCCTCCAGCTCGAGGTTGACCCTGATCAGCTGCCGGATGACCTTGTTGTCGTCCACAACAAGCACCCGGCCGGACGCGCCTGGCACAACTCGAGAGTAGGTCGGCACCCACGACCGCGTCCGGCTTTTCCCCACTTCCCCCTCGTCCGGGGCCGCGACACCGCTCCCCCGCCACCCCCAAAACCTGTTCATGGGGACCCTGAAAGAGCTGGTAGGGTTCTACCCGTCGCAGCGCAACGCGCCAGACACGCCCCCGTAGCTCAGGGGATAGAGCAACGGCCTCCGGAGCCGTGTGCGCAGGTTCGAATCCTGCCGGGGGCACTCGCCTACAACCAGCACAGTTCATGCGCTGACCAGGGCGGATGCCATGAACAAAGAGTCGGACTCAGTCTCACTGAGTCCGACTCTTTGTCGTTGTCTGTCACTGAGTGGCGAGTGAGGCCACAACGGCCCGGTCGCCGCCCGCCATATGGCGAACGGGTATCTGGGGGAGAAACCCGGCGTGGCGGAGGTCAGCCATCAGGAAGATCAAAGCGCCCCTGGCCGCTCGGCTGACTTCCCAGCCAGCCGAGCAAGGTCTGCGTATACACGGTCGTAACGTCAGTCCCTCATACGGCGCCGATGCCGGCGTTCGTGACCCACTTGGCAGTGGGGGCCTCGTGCCCTACGACTCGTCACCGGCGCCCGGGGCTGTCCCGAAGGGACGGGTCAGCGCGCCAGCCACGAGCCGAACATGACGCCCTTCTCCAGCGCGCCGAGCGCCTTGGGGCCGAACGACGTGATGCCGGTGACCGTCAGGCCGCCGGCCGCGCCCCGCAGGTGCCAGGCGGCGCCGGAGTCGGCGTAGGTGCCGTCCTCCAGGGGCGCGGTCGCCGTCAGGTCGGCCTTGCCGTCCTTGTTGGTGTCCGACAGCAGGACCTGGCTGCCGAACTTGTCCTCCTTCTCGGAGGCGCCGGGCACGCCGGTCGTGGACTGCTGGAAGGCCTGCGCGCCCGTGCCGGTCAGACCGGTGCGGGAGCCCTTGAGCAGCACCGTGCTCCCCGCGTCCGCGACCGACTCGATGTCCTCGCCGGGGATGCCGACCGCGACGTCCGCGTAGCCGTCGCCGTTCACGTCGCCCGCGCTGATCGAGGAGCCGAACTCGTCGCCCTCCTCGCCGACCCCGGGCACGCCCGCCGTGTCCTGCGTGATCTTCGCGGTGCGGGTCGTCGAAGGCCCGTCCGCGGTGCCGTACTTGATGAGGATCGTGCCCTTCTGGTACGGCATGTCCTCGAAGTTGTTGCCGATGTCGCGGACGATCAGGTCGCCGTAGCCGTCCTTGTCGACGTCCGCGATCGCCCCGCCGACGGAGGCCGCGAGTGGCTTCGGGGTGGTGTTCACACCGTCCTTGCCGCCGGCCCAGAACTTGCTGCCGTACGCCATCTCCTCGAAGCCGTGGTTGGAGACGATGTCGTCGGCGCCGTCGCCCGTGATGTCGCCCGTGACGAAGCCGCCGGGGCCGAAGGTCCGGCTGGTGGCGACCGCCTGGGTGCTCGCGGCCTTGCCTTCGCGCGTGAAGGGGCCGTAGGAGATGAGCATGCCCTGGTCGTCGTTGTCGGGGTCGTCGCTGCGCGGGAAGTCCACCGTGACCAGGTCGCGCTTGCCGTCGCCGTTGAAGTCGCCGGCGGTGACGTGCCCGCCGTTCCAGGGCAGCTCGGCGCTGCCCTGGCCGGACAGGCCGGCGGCGGAGCCCCACAGGACCACGGCCTTGCCGTCGTAGCCGTTGACGACGAGGTCGGTGTACCGGTCGCCGTCGAGGTCGGCGGCGGCCGTCTCCTGGCCGAAGCGTCCGCCGCTCTCCGGGTCGCCGGGCACGCCAGGGGTGGCGCGGCCGAAGGTCTTGGCGTGCGCGGTGTCGGGGCCCGACGCGGAGCCGTAGACGACCGTCACCTGGCCGGGCGTCGTGCCCTCGTAGCCGCCGACCGCGGAGAACACGAGGTCGGCGTACCCGTCGTGGTTGAAGTCGACGAGCGGCGTGCGCGGCGGCACTGGCGCGGCCGAGGCCGGGCCGGCGGCGGCGACGAGCACGAGGGGAGTGGCGAGCGTGGTGACCGCGAGGGCGGCCGTGAGGGAGCGTCGCACTGATCCTCCAGAAGAGAGAAAGACAGAGAAAGACAGGAAAAACAGAAGGCGAGAGAGGGGGAGGGGGTCAGCCGCCGAGCGTGTGGCCGAACTTGGCGTCCTTCTCGGGGGCGCCGAGCTTCACGGGGCTGAGCGTGCCGGCGCCCGTCGTGGTCAGGCCGCTCGCGGAGCCGTAGAGGTTCCACAGGGCGCCCGAGTCGGCGAAGGCACCGTCCTCGCCGGGGGCCGTCGCGGTCAGGTCCGCCTTGCCGTCCTTGTTCAGGTCGGAGAGGCTCACCTGGCGGCCGAAGTCGTCGCCCGACTCGGAGACGCCGGGCACGCCCGCAGTGGACTGGTTGTAGGCGATCGCACCCTTGCCGGTCATGCCGCCGACGGCCTTGGACGCGCCCTTGAGCAGGATCACCGCGCCGGTACCGGTGGCGGCGTCGAGGCTCTCGCCGGGAACGCCGACCGCGACCTCCGCCTTGCCGTCGCCGTTCACGTCACCGGCGCTGAGGGACGCGCCGAAGGCGTCGTTCGCCTCGCTCGCCCCGGGAACCCCCGCGGTGGCCTGGGTGATGACCTTCTTGCGCGTGTTGCTCGGCCCGGTGGAGCCGCCGTACTGGATGGTGATGCTGCCCGGGGCGGAGTCGATGACCTCGGTGACGGAGCCGATGTCGCGGGTGATCAGGTCGCCGTAGCCGTCGCCGTCGACATCGCCGACGGTGCCGCTGTACGCCGTGCCGAGGGCCTTGGAGGTGTGGCCGACGCCGGTCCTCGACCCCTTCCAGAAGCGGGCCTCGTGCTGCATCTCCTCGAAGCCGTGCGTGGTGACGATGTCGTCGACACCGTCGCCCGTGAGGTCACCGGTGATGAAGGAGCGCAGACCCGAGGGGCCGTCGTCCGTGGTGATGCTGTCCTGGGTGCGCGTCTTGCCGTCGCGGGTGAACGGGCCGTACTGGATCGTCATCCCGGAGACGTCCGGGTCGTCGCTCGGGTCGGAGTTCACGACGAGGTCGCGCTTGCCGTCGCCGTTGAAGTCACCGAGGGCGAACTCGGAGTACCGGTACGGCAGAACGGTGTTCTGGCCGGTAAGGCCGTCCTTGGAGCCCCAGAGCACGGTCGGCTCGCCGTCGTCGCCGCCGCTCGCCACGAGCAGGTCGGTGTACGAGTCGCCGTCGAGGTCACCGGGGAGCGTCTGGACACCGAAGGCGAACGTGCCCTGGAGGTCGCCGGGGACGCCGGGCGTGGCCCGGCTGATCATCTGGTGGCGCGCCGTTCCGGGCCCGGAGGCGGTGCCGTACACGACCGAGATGTAACCGGCCTTCTCCACACCGCCGACGGTGCCGAAGGGCGCCGCGACCGCGAGGTCGGCGTGTCCGTCGTGGTTGAAGTCGGTCATCGGCGTGCGGGGCGGCACGGGCGCGGCCGACGCCGTGCCGGAGGTGGCGAAGAGCGCGAGGGGGGTCGCGAGCGCGGTGACGGCGATCGCGGCGGTGAGAGTGCGGCGGGGCACTGTGCCTCCTGTGCGGAACGTGTGTGACGTACCGGGAGACGGACCACTTCGAGTGAAGGTTGTACACCGCAGGAACTCCGTTGCGAGATGCGGACGTTCCATCGAGTACGGCGGCCGTTCACCTCGCGACCGCCCAGGCGCGCGACACTGGCCCGCGGAGCGAGGCCAGGGGAGGGACGGGATGGCGCGGGCGAGGATGTCGATGCAGGAGCTGATCCGGCGCAGGCGGCGGGCGGGCTTCGTGGGCAGACGCGAGGAGCTGCGGGCGTTCCGGGAGAACTTCGACCTGCCCGTGGACGACGACCGCCACCGGTTCCTGTTCCACGTGCACGGCCCGGCGGGCGTCGGCAAGGCCCAGGTCGTGGAAGATCGTCCAGCCCTCGCCGATCAACACCTCGACCAGCTCCTGATTGCAGCGCTGTCGACACTTCGTGTGAGTGGCGTATGAGATTCACCCACACACGATCAGGCGAAGCCGTTTCCACAGGTCAGGTGGGCAATGATCGTACGAGGGGCAGTGCCCTCCGCAGCCGTGTACGCAGGTTCGAATCCTGCCGGGGGCACCTTGAATTAGGTGCCCAAGGACCCGTCACCAGCGGAAACGCTGAGGCCGGGGTCTTCGCGTATGTGCAGGAGGATGCAGCCCGAAGCCGCTCCATGTCAGGGTCTATGGACGAGGCGTGGACGGGATCTTGAAGCATCGTCGCAGGTCACTCGCCCTCCCTGGGGTGATCGCGACTCCATCCCAGAACAACAGCACTGACAACATGCCCCCGCCGCGCCGTCACGCCACCCGCGGCTTCTTGAGTCTTCGGCATGACAGCCTGGCCTCGACTCCACCATGCCTACAGCAGCGCTTTACTCGCTGTGCGAATCGCAGTATCCAGCCGGCGCTGCCGCCGACGGCTGGGGACCCTGGGAGTCGTATGACGCACCACCAGTACGCTTCCAGCCCTCGACTCACGAGCAACGAGGGGGTAGACGTGATCGTTGATCACGAACACGACGAGGACGACCGCGAGAGCGTCGATAGCTTGTACCAGAAGTGGGAAATCATGCACTCCCGGTTGCGCAGAACCGGTGATGAGGTCCGCGCTCTCCATACGCGCACAACCTTCTGGCACGGCTCAGAGCCGCGATACGCAGCCGACTGGGCCTGGATCATGCAGGCATTCGCCCGAGAAGTGACTACCGCCAAGCGGAGCGACTTCCAGGACTTGATCCTCCAGACAACAGAGCTGCACCATCGCGGAACAGGGGTTCTCAGTGAAGATCACGGCCCTGAACCAATTCCATCGCCGTTCGTGCGACGCCTGCCTCCGAACCAGAACGAGATCGAGGCGAAACGCCGCCAGCGCCAAGTCCGTCACGTACTTGCTTACCAAGAGCACATCCGACACTGCCTCAAACACTTTGTCACCGCTTGGACGGCCCTCATCGACGGCTGCTTGATCTGCGACTGGGAAATGATCGATGACGAGTTCCCAAAGCTCGCGCAGTTGCTAGAAGAAGCCCAGCGCGCCTTCGACATCTGGGTTTCCCTCGATCAGTAGCAAGAAGACTGTGCTCGTTTCGATTGCGTCGAGGGCTCCATCAAGGCGGCTCGCTCCGCTCACCGCGCGCGGCCAGGCTTGCGCTCCTGTCTCCGCCCCGCTCCAGCCCGGCCGACGCCCGTGCCGCGCAGAGCAACCAGCCGCCTACCGTCAGAGAATCAGTACGTCGTGGCTGAGGCGGTCGGCTCCACAGCTTTACGGAGCCACTTTGGCGCGAGCCTCGAAGATCATGGCCCCAACGTCGTGCTTTAGCGGTCAGGTCCACAGACTACCCGACACGCCGGAAGCTTACGGGGCCATGATCACTCGCGCCAAAGCAGCACCACCCCAAATCCGCTCCGCCGACCTCGTGGGGCCAAGACCGACAAGTTGCATTGCGACCTAGCCCGTCGCCGTCCATCAACGCCCCGCATGCGATGCTCTACATACCTGCGAGCTTGCGCCGTGTTTGTGTTTCCAGGCAGCGTTGATCTCTACTTCTACCCCGGGAGCAATCGTGGGCTGACGAGGCGATGACCAGCCCACAGATCGTGTTCCCGACAGACCACCATAAGGTTGGTGGGTGTTAGGGCTCCGGCGATATTGCGTGGCGCGGCAAAGAGTTCGTGGCTGGTCAACCGTGCACCGCAACCTACTGGAGCTTCGCAGCGTGCCCGTGTGGCAACTACACGCAGTGTCCAGAACGGTTGCGGGACCGATATAACCCCCAGTGACGGATGATTAATGACGCCGCTCGACCACGCTTTGGCGTCATAGACGCTCCACAAGCTGCTCTTAACCACGTTGCACCAGCCACATGCCAGTTTGAGATTGTCCTCGTCGGTGGCGCCACCCTCGGCTACCGGGATAACGTGGTCCAGTTCGACTCTTAGGTGTCTGGACTTGATGCCACGCGGCCGCGTGAAGTCAACCAATTTGTGCGGTTCGATCGGATCCTTCGTTCGACGTAGGAAAAGATCCCGCGCCTGTGGGCAAAACTTATACCCGCACAAATAACAACGTTGCACGGGATCGTTCTTGAACCAGACAGCATTACGCAAGCCGTTATCGATACGCTCGCGCCCCGCGGCTCTCCTTGCCTTGATATCACGCCACGCGAAGGATGTGAGCCGACGAGCTATCTGGTTCAGTTCATCCTGCGGAGCTTGCGGATCCATTTCCTGCAAGCGTTGGCATATTTCACGGAACAGATAGCCAATACTCTCCGTATTGCGAGCATATCTGCCGAGATCGACGAGCCCTTCTATAAACCAGCGACCCACCGTCATCGAGTAGTCAGCGCGCAGAATCCATTCGTTTCTTCCCAGAAGCCCCGAAGGGGCAGTCAGTTCAGCAACTTCCCTGAGGTGACTCTCCGACCATCTACGACTAAGCGCGCCGTCGAGCACCTTGTAGAAATTCTCAATCGGTTGAGTATCCATCGGCTACGGCTTGAACTTCCGCGGAAGACCGTTGGCCGGCACTTTCCGATACTCATGCCAGTTTTGAGACCACAGACGCTTCACGATCAATTGGTCTTTTTTCGTTTTTTCGAGACGCCAGTCACGATTGAAGTAGGAGGGGCTTACACGGCCGTCCTTCAGCCACCTCTGCAAGGTGCGATCAAAGTCATCCGTGGTCTCGAGGGCTTCGCCTTGAGTGTAGATGAAGTCAAAATAGTCGCACGCCAGGATGGTAAGTGAAATTTTATTGAAGAGGTTACTATTCCCAGTGCTACCCCATGCGTTGTAGGTATCTAGATCCTGCGTGTCGCCAAAATAGTCGCGCACGTGGACATAGAAACGAACAAAGATCTCTCTCCACGGTCCGTCTGGGCGTGACCAGTCTGCGAGTTTCTCGTCGAGCGTGTCACCCGAAGCCAGTCCG from Streptomyces avermitilis MA-4680 = NBRC 14893 includes the following:
- the lysA gene encoding diaminopimelate decarboxylase; translated protein: MSRSAHPAGPRHADVLPEGHYSAPAADLNALDPKVWSHTVSRGDDGVVRVGGIDVKQLAEEFGTPGYFLDEADFRERARAWRTAFGHDADVFYAGKAFLSRAVVRWLHEEGLNLDVCSGGELATALSAGMPADRIAFHGNNKSEEEIRTAVEAGVGRIVLDSFQEIVRVAHIAQSLGKRQRAQIRVTVGVEAHTHEFIATAHEDQKFGIGLADGQAAEAVRRALALDGLELVGIHSHIGSQIFDMAGFEVAARRVVKLLAEVRDEHGVELPEIDLGGGLGIAYTSEDDPREPHEIAKALSEIVTRECEAAKLRTPRISVEPGRAIVGPTAFTLYEVGTIKPLDGLRTYVSVDGGMSDNIRTALYDAEYSVALVSRASDAEPMLVRVVGKHCESGDIVVKDAFLPADLAPGDLIAVPATGAYCRSMASNYNHALRPPVVAVHDGEARVIVRRETEEDILRLDVG
- the nrtL gene encoding ArgS-related anticodon-binding protein NrtL; this translates as MTPVELSRTVLRAVRCAVDEGELSVAVPVRAVVTPPGPGGCGDYATNIALQLARPAGRPPRQVAEILRPHLSRTAGVAGVEITGPGFLNIHLEAATATIALVREILDGHANGHANGHAIGHAIDSGHDSHGTPYGHTPTLTGQVIPLRIPYDIRAEVVADSLVRIVASQGGRAEVDHVRAGEAVTLRPVPAPEDPAPLGADAARWALLHPAAHDRPRITADHLAQRESNPLFRIRYAHARARALTRCAARLGFHGEPGDVPVDVPGAEVLVRELAGYPHALSAAAAQHAPDRLARHLVATADAFLAFQHTVLPLGDEKPSAAHRARLALAEAAGTVLAGGLSLLGISAPDYL
- a CDS encoding FG-GAP and VCBS repeat-containing protein; amino-acid sequence: MRRSLTAALAVTTLATPLVLVAAAGPASAAPVPPRTPLVDFNHDGYADLVFSAVGGYEGTTPGQVTVVYGSASGPDTAHAKTFGRATPGVPGDPESGGRFGQETAAADLDGDRYTDLVVNGYDGKAVVLWGSAAGLSGQGSAELPWNGGHVTAGDFNGDGKRDLVTVDFPRSDDPDNDDQGMLISYGPFTREGKAASTQAVATSRTFGPGGFVTGDITGDGADDIVSNHGFEEMAYGSKFWAGGKDGVNTTPKPLAASVGGAIADVDKDGYGDLIVRDIGNNFEDMPYQKGTILIKYGTADGPSTTRTAKITQDTAGVPGVGEEGDEFGSSISAGDVNGDGYADVAVGIPGEDIESVADAGSTVLLKGSRTGLTGTGAQAFQQSTTGVPGASEKEDKFGSQVLLSDTNKDGKADLTATAPLEDGTYADSGAAWHLRGAAGGLTVTGITSFGPKALGALEKGVMFGSWLAR
- a CDS encoding response regulator, whose translation is MNRFWGWRGSGVAAPDEGEVGKSRTRSWVPTYSRVVPGASGRVLVVDDNKVIRQLIRVNLELEGLEVVTAADGAECLDVVHQVRPDVVTLDVVMPRLDGLRTAARLRADPRTRDLPLAIVSACTQYEVEAGLGVGVDAFLAKPFEPAELVRLVRQLMERDSEGGGSGGGDGDPASLGSPCGAGGAGGAERAGDRAGT
- a CDS encoding FG-GAP-like repeat-containing protein, coding for MPRRTLTAAIAVTALATPLALFATSGTASAAPVPPRTPMTDFNHDGHADLAVAAPFGTVGGVEKAGYISVVYGTASGPGTARHQMISRATPGVPGDLQGTFAFGVQTLPGDLDGDSYTDLLVASGGDDGEPTVLWGSKDGLTGQNTVLPYRYSEFALGDFNGDGKRDLVVNSDPSDDPDVSGMTIQYGPFTRDGKTRTQDSITTDDGPSGLRSFITGDLTGDGVDDIVTTHGFEEMQHEARFWKGSRTGVGHTSKALGTAYSGTVGDVDGDGYGDLITRDIGSVTEVIDSAPGSITIQYGGSTGPSNTRKKVITQATAGVPGASEANDAFGASLSAGDVNGDGKAEVAVGVPGESLDAATGTGAVILLKGASKAVGGMTGKGAIAYNQSTAGVPGVSESGDDFGRQVSLSDLNKDGKADLTATAPGEDGAFADSGALWNLYGSASGLTTTGAGTLSPVKLGAPEKDAKFGHTLGG
- a CDS encoding HNH endonuclease, whose translation is MDTQPIENFYKVLDGALSRRWSESHLREVAELTAPSGLLGRNEWILRADYSMTVGRWFIEGLVDLGRYARNTESIGYLFREICQRLQEMDPQAPQDELNQIARRLTSFAWRDIKARRAAGRERIDNGLRNAVWFKNDPVQRCYLCGYKFCPQARDLFLRRTKDPIEPHKLVDFTRPRGIKSRHLRVELDHVIPVAEGGATDEDNLKLACGWCNVVKSSLWSVYDAKAWSSGVINHPSLGVISVPQPFWTLRVVATRARCEAPVGCGARLTSHELFAAPRNIAGALTPTNLMVVCREHDLWAGHRLVSPRLLPG